In Labrys monachus, the genomic stretch ACACGCCGAGCTCGAAGCCTTCGCGGCGCATCACCTCGATGAGGATGGCGAGCTGCAATTCGCCGCGGCCGGAGACGATGAACGAGTCCTTGTCGGCGGATTCCTCGATCTTGAGGGCGACGTTGCCTTCGGCCTCCTTGAGCAGCCGGTCGCGGATGACGCGGCTGGTCACCTTGTCGCCCTCGGTGCCGGCGAGCGGGGAATCATTGACCATGAAGGTCATCGACACCGTCGGCGGGTCGATGGGCTGGGCGACGATGCCCTGCGTCACCTCGAGCGCGCAGAAGGTGTCGGCGACGGTGCCGAGCGTCAGGCCCGCGATGGCGACGATGTCGCCGGCTTCGGCTTCCTCCACCGGCTGGCGCTCGATGCCGCGGAAGGCGAGGACCTTGGAGACGCGACCCTGCTCGACGACCTTGCCGTCGACGCCGATCGCCTTGATCGGCATGTTGGCCTTGAGCACGCCGGAGGAGATGCGGCCGGTGATGATGCGGCCGAGATAGGGATTGGCCTCCAGGATGGTGCCGAGCATGCGGAACGGACCGGGCTCGACCGTCGGCTGCTTGACGTGCTGGAGCACGAGATCGAACAGCGGCGCCATGCCGTCATCCTGCGAGCCGTCGGCCGAGAGGGCCATCCAGCCCTGCTTGGACGAACCGTAGAGGATGGGGAAGTCGAGCTGGTCGTCGGTGGCGTCGAGCGCGGCGAAGAGGTCGAACACTTCGTTGACCACCTCGGTCGGGCGCGCGTCCTGCTTGTCGACCTTGTTGATGGCGACGATCGGCTTGAGGCCGATCTTCAGGGCCTTCGACACCACGAACTTGGTCTGCGGCATCGGGCCTTCGGCGGCGTCGACCAGCACGATCGCACCGTCGACCATGTTGAGGATGCGCTCCACCTCGCCGCCGAAATCGGCGTGGCCGGGGGTGTCGACGATGTTGATGCGGACATCCTTCCAGACGATCGAGGTCGCCTTGGCCAGGATGGTGATGCCGCGTTCCTTTTCGAGGTCGTTGGAGTCCATCACGCGCTCGGCCACGCGCTGGTTGTCCCGGAAGGCGCCGGACTGCCGCAGCAGCTGGTCGACCAATGTCGTCTTGCCATGGTCGACGTGCGCGATGATGGCGATGTTGCGAAGTTGCATGATAAACCGGGTTTCCGCGCCTGCTGACCCCTGCCGGCCGGCGCTCTGCGAGTGATGGTCTGTCGGATTTTGCGCCGCAATATCACAAAGCAGGGGCCGGCGGCAATGCCGCGCGGACGGAATGATTCCCGGAGCGCGGACATCCCTGCCCGCTCTTCCCGAGGGACCGGTGCCTCCAGGAGCGGACGGGGATGTCCGCGCTCCGGAAAAGCCTACCGTTTCGCCACGAACACCGCGGTGTCGAGGGTGAAGGTGCCGTCCTCCTCGACGGCGAAATGCTCGCGCACCTCCGCCGAGGTCACCGCCTGCAGGGCGCGGATCGCCTCGACGAAGACGGGCGGCGTGCGCATGCGGGCGATCCACGAGGTGAAGTCGAGCCGCAGGCGCATGGCGCGCGTCGCGGTCACCGTGAAGCCGGCCGCCGCCAGCATCGCCTCCCATTCGGCCACCGTATAGTCGCGCACATGCGAGGGGTCGCGCAGCATCTCGATCGTCTGCAGGAAGGTGTCGCTCACCGGCCGCGGCGGCGCCGTCACGTCGGCGAACACCAGCGTGCCGCCTTCGGCGGCGACGCGGAAGGCCTCGCGCAGGGCGGCGGGGACGTCGCCCCAGTGATGGGCGCTGAAGCGGCTCATCACCATGTCGAAGCTGCCGTCGGCGAAGGGCAGATGCTCGGCCGAGCCCTGCTGCGTCCGGATATTGGCGAGGCCGCGCCGGGCCGCCTCGCCGGCCACCGCGGCCAGCATGTCCGCGGACAGGTCATAGGCGGTGACCGTGCCGGCGAAGGGCGACGCGGCGAAGCTGACATGGCCGCCGCCGCAGCCCAGATCGAGCACGCGCGCCGGGCGCGCCGCGGCGACCTCGGCGGCCATGGCCTCGAGATCCTCGCCCCGGGCGTGGACGACGCTCGCGACATAGGCGGCGGCCTGCGAGCCGAATTGATGGGTGACCAGTGTTTCCAGAGCGGCCGAGCGGGCCATGGCTTTCTCCCTTTGCAGTCTTGTCGCTCCCAGGGGGCCTCCCTGCGGGAGCGACAGGCTGGAAATGTTCTACATCCGTCGTTACACCGGTACCAGATCCAAACTTATCCTGGTATGAATGGTGCCATGACACTCGAATCCGACCAGGCGCGGCGCCAGCAGCTCGGGGCGTTCCTGCGCTCCCAGCGGGCGCGGCTGTCGCCGGCCCTGTTCGGCCTGCCCGGCGGCGCGAGGCGGCGCACGCCCGGCCTGCGGCGCGAGGAGGTCGCCCAGCTCGGCGGCCTGTCGACGACATGGTACACCTGGCTCGAGCAGGGACGCGACATCTCGCTGTCCGCCCATGCGCTCGGCCGCCTCGCCGGCGTCCTGAAATTCTCGCCCGCCGAACGCAGCTATCTGTTCGATCTCGCCGGCAAGCGCGATCCGCAGGGCGCCGGCGACGCGGAGCCGGCGGCGCCCGCCGCCCTGCTCGCGGCGCTGGAGACGGTGGCGGCCCCCGCTTATGTGATCGACCCTCTGTGGAACGCGCTGGGCTGGAACAAGGCCGCCGCCGACCTCTTCACCGGCTGGCTCGACGGCGACAACGACCGCAACCTCCTGCATTTCATCTTCCTGAAGCCGGAAGCCCGGCTCCTGATCGAGGATTGGGACGCGCGGGCGCGGCGGGTGATCGCCGAATTCCGCATCGACTACGGCCACCATCTCGACGAGCCGGCCATGCAGGCGCTGGTCGCCCGGCTGGTGCGCGAAAGCCCCTTCTTCGCCGAGGCCTGGCATGGGCACAGCGTCACCGGCCGGGAGGGCGGGCTGCGGCGCTTCAACCATCCCCGGCGCGGCAGGCTGGACTATCAGCAGGTCACCCTCAATCCGACCACCCGCCCGGACCTCAAATTCGTCATCCTCGTCGGCGGACGCTGAGGCGGAAGGCCGATGCCGGGCGAGCCGGCGGCCGGAGCCGCCCGGCCCGCGGCGTCCCTGGCCGCGGCGTCCTCGGCCTTGCCCCTGAGGGACGCCTCGGATAGGGTCCGCGCCACTTTGCTCGCAAGGGCGCCCCGAGCGACTCTCCGAAGGCTTTTCCATGTCCCTTGAGACCGATCTTCTGGTCGACCGCCGCCTCCTGCGCCGGAAGCTCACACTATGGCGCGTGCTCGCCTTCCTGTTTCTGGCTGCCGCGCTGCTGGTCGCCTATGTGACGCTCGGCGGCAACGCTTCCTTCCAGCATCGCGGCGACCATATCGCCCGCGTCAAGGTCAGCGGCTTCATCGGCGACCAGACCGCCAATCTGAAGCTGTTCGACGCCATCGCCCGGTCGAGCGCCAAGGCGGTGATCGTCGACATCAATTCGCCGGGGGGCACCACCACCGGCGGCGAGGCGCTCTATGACGGCCTGCGCAAATTGTCGGCGGCCAAGCCGACGGTGGCGGTGATCGACGGCCTCGGCGCCTCCGCCGCCTATATGGCGGCGCTCGGCACCGACCATATCGTGGCGCGGCGGACCTCGCTCGTCGGCTCGATCGGGGTGCTGGTGCAATATCCCAACTTCACCAGGCTGCTGAACACCATCGGCGTGTCGGTCGAGGCGGTGAAGTCCTCGCCGCTCAAGGCCGCGCCGGACGGCGTGTCGCCGACCAGCCCGGAGGCCACCGCGGCGCTCGCCTCCATCGTCAACGACACCTATGCCTGGTTCAAGGGACTGGTTAGGGAACGCCGCGGCTATGACGATGCCGGCCTCGCCGCCGTCTCGGACGGGCGCATCTTCACCGGCAAGCAGGCGCTCGACCTCAAGCTGATCGACGGCATCGGCGACGAGAGCAATGCGGTCGCCTGGCTGAGCCAGGCCCGGTCGATCGGCAGGGACCTGCCGGTCGAGGACTGGGACAAGCCCTCGACGAGCTCGTCCTTCCCGTTCGCGCGGGCCGCCGCCTGGCTCGCCGACAGCGCCGGCCTGACGGTGCTGGGCGACGTCCTGCGGGCCGCCCCCGAGGCGCAACCGGCGGCGCTTGACGGCCTCGTATCGGTTTGGCACCCTTGAAACAAAAGCAACGGCCTTCAAAGGCTCCAGCCAAGGTTTCGAGACCGGGTATTCCGAAGACAGGCTCCAGCCTTGCCGGGGCCTTGCGCCGCGCGAGAGTTGCGTCGGCCCTGTTCGGGCAGATAGACACGATCGACAACGAAACGAACGATTGGCGGGCGTAAGATGATCAAATCCGAACTGGTCCTGAAAATCGCGGAAGCCAATCCGCATCTCTACCAGCGCGACATCGAGAATATCGTCAACGCGATCCTCGACGAGATCGCCAACGCCATGGCCAATGGCGACCGCGTCGAGCTGCGCGGCTTCGGGGCCTTCTCGGTCAAGGCACGGCCGGCGCGCATCGGCCGCAATCCGCGCACCGGCGCCCATGTGCCGGTGGAGGAGAAGTTCGTGCCCTTCTTCAAGACCGGCAAGGACATGCGGCTGCGCCTCAACAAGCCGACGGCCAAGGCATGACGGGCGGCAGGGCGCCGGCGAGGCTGAAATCGCCGAGGCGAGGCGGGAACGAGGGCGGGCGATGAAGCGCTTCTTCTATTATCTGGTCCTCATTCCCGTCGCGGCGGTGGTGCTGGCCTTCGCCTTCGCCAATCGCGAATGGGTGACGCTGTCGTTCGACCCGCTGAACCCCCAGGCGCCGGCGGCGGCCCTCGACGCGCCGCTGTTCCTCATCCTGTTCGCCGTGCTGATCCTCGGCGTGCTGCTCGGCGGCTTCTCGGTGTGGCTGAAGCAGGGGCGCCATCGCCGCGCCGCCCGCCTCGCCCGCGCCGAGGCCGAGCGCTACCGGGCCGAGGCGGAGCACCTCCGGGCGCAGCTCGCGGCGGCCTCGCAGCCGCGCGACAGCCACGCCATCCTGCCCTCGCCCGTGCCTTTCTGAGCAGGCTTCCCTTCCCCCGAGCATCGGCCGGTCAAGGCCAGGAGTGCCCATGCGCGTCGTTACCGCCGACGAGATCGACGAACTCTTGAGCTTTCCCGACCTCGTCAACGCCCTGCGCGATGCCTTCGCCGCCGATTTCGTCACCCCGCCGCGCCAGCACCTCGAGATCGGCCATGGCGCCCATGCGGCGACGGCGCTGATGATGCCGTCCTGGACGGCGGATGCGCCCGGCCCCGGCGCCTTCCTCGGCACCAAGCTCGTCAACGTCTTCCCGGGCAACGGCGCGCGGGGCATGCCGGCCGTGCTCGGCACCTATGTGCTGATGTCCGGCGACACCGGCGCGCCGCTGGCGGCGATCGACGGCACCCGCCTCACCCATTGGCGCACGGCGGCGGCCTCGGCCCTCGCCGCCTCCTATCTCGCCCGGCCCGACGCGCGGCGGCTCACCATGGTCGGGACCGGCGCGCTCGCGCCCTTCCTGATCCGCGCCCATATGAGCCAGCGCCCGGTCACCGAGATCACCATCTGGAACCATCGGCCCGAAAGCGCGGCGACGCTGATCGAAAAGCTCGCCCAGGCCGGCTTTGCGGCGCGGTTCGAGCCGGACCTCGAAAGCGCCGTCCGCTCGGCCGACATCGTGTCCTGCGCCACGCTGACCCGGGAACCGCTCGTCAGGGGCGCCTGGCTCAGGCCCGGCACCCATCTCGACCTCGTCGGCGCCTTCAACCTGCAGATGCGCGAAGCGGACGACGAAGCAGCCCGGCGTTCCGAGCTGTTCATCGACACCGAAGCGGCGCTCACCGAGGGCGGCGACGTCGCGCTGGCGATCGGCAGCGGCGCGGTGGCGCGCGGCGACGTCCGCGCCACCCTGTCGGACCTCGCCCGCGGCCGGCACCAGGGCCGCTGCGGCGACGAGGCCATCACTTTGTTCAAATCGATCGGATCCGCCCTGGAGGACCTCGCGGCGGCGATGCTGGTGTGGCGCAAGATCGAAGCATAGGGTGGTTGCCCTGATCGATTCACACGCCTTTCCATCCCCTCCCGGAGCCTCGCCATGCCTCCCTCCCCGTCCGATGCCCGTGCCCGCCGGCTCGACGCCGTCATCGACGCCGCCATCGGCGAGGAGCGCATCGTCGGCGCGGTCGTGCTGGTGGCCGAGGACGGGCAGATCGTCTATCGCCGCGCCGCCGGCCATGCCGACCGCGAGGCGGGCCGGCCCACGGCCGAGGACAGCATCTTCCGCCTGGCCTCGGTGACCAAGCCGCTCGTCGCCGCGGCGGCCCTGTCGCTCGCCGAAGCGGGCGTGCTGGGGCTCGACGATCCCGTGACGCGCTTCCTGCCCGGCTTCCGGCCGAAGCTCGCCGACGGCAGCGAACCGGCGATCACCGTGCGCCAGCTGCTCACCCATACCAGCGGGCTGATCTACGGCTATCCCGAATCGGCCGGGATCTCCGAGGGGATAGACCGCCCGGGCCGCGGCATGGTGGAGAACCTCGAACGGATCGCGGCCCAGCCCCTCGCCTTCGCCCCCGGCACGGCCTGGCGCTATTCGGTGGCGATCGACGTCCTCGGCGGGCTCCTGGAGCAGGCGGCCGGCGCCGGCCTTCCCGCCATCGTCGCCCGCCACGTGACCGGGCCGCTCGGCCTCGCCGATACCGAATTCACGCCGACGAAGCCCGAACGCCTCGCCGCCGCCTATGCCGACGGGAAGCCACGGCCGATCCGCATGGCCGCCCTGCAGCCGGTCCAGGGCAAGGACACCATCTTCCTTTTCGCGCCGGACCGCTGCTTCGACCCTGCCTCCTTCCCCTCCGGCGGCGCCGGCATGGTCGGGACGGCCGGCGATTTCCTCGCCTTCCTCGAGGCCGTACGTACCGGCGGCGGCCCGATCCTCTCGCCGGCGAGCGCGGCCCTGCTCGGCGAGAACGCCATCGGCACCCTCGACACCGGCGTCCCCGGCCGCGGCTTCAGCCTCGGCTGGTCGATCGCGCGCGATCCCGCCGCCGCGGGCGTGCCCTATTCGCCGGGCAGCTGGCAGTGGGGCGGCGTCTACGGCCATTCCTGGTTCGTCGATCCGGCGCGCCGGCTTTCGGTCGTCGCCTTCTCCAACACCGCGGTCGCCGGCGTGGACGGCGCCTACCCCGAAGCGATCCGCAACGCCGTCTATGGCTGAGCGGCAGGGCGCGGAGACCTCCCGGCTGCGCGGGCTCCCGGTCCGCCCCTTGCTGCAAGCGCAGCGTTCGCACGGGCGGACGGGACGTCCGCGCACCCGGGGGAAAATCCTCCTCGCAGCCCTGCTCGCCTGCCTCGCGCTGGCCTCCCCGGGCCGGGCGGGGACCGCCGATCCGCCCGCCGGCCTGCCGATCGCGATCTATCCGGCCTCGGGCCGCCCGCTGGGGCTGGTGGTGCTGCTCTCCGGCGACGGCGGCTGGCAGGCCATCGACCGCGCGCTCGCCCGCCGCTTCGCCGCCGCCGGCTTCGGCGTGGTCGGCCTCGATTCGCTCGATTATTTCTTCGCCCGCAAGACGCCGGAGCGCCTCGCCGCCGACCTCGACCGCATCGCCGACGCCTATCGGCAGGCATGGGGCGTGCGCCGCATCGCCTTCGTCGGCTATTCCTTCGGCGCCGACGCCTTCCCCTTCGCCTGGCCGCATCTGGCGGCCCGGACCCGCCGGGCGACGCGCCTCGTCGCCCTGCTCGGGCTGGTGCCCGCCGCCGATTTCCGCATTTCCATCCTCGAAATGCTCGACATCCCCTCGGCCGACGACGTACCCGTCGGCCCGGCCCTGCGCAGCCTGCCGATGGACAAGGTCATCTGCCTCTATGGCGTCGAGGAACGCGCCGCCGGCAACACCGCCTGCACCCTGCCCGAACTCGGCCGCGCCACCCGCATCGAACGGCGGGGCGGCCATCATTTCGACGGCGACTATGCGGGGATCGCGCGGATCATCCTGCGCAGGCTGGGGGCCGCTTCTCGCTCCGGCATGCGGTAATCCGCGAAGCCGAGGGTTCATGCGGGAAGCGTCGGCGAGACGCCGATGAGCGCCGAGTTAAAGCGATGTTTGGCCCGTAACGGTTCAGGATTTGTCATTGCCGGGCCGCTTGCTCGTCCCGGACGAAGTCTGGACACCCGGGACAAGCCCGGGTGTGACAAAAATGCGCCTCTTCCTGTTATCTCGACGCCTCTGCGCTCCCAGGGTTCTACGTCGCCAGTTCCGCCACCACGGCGTCCAGCAGCGGGAAACCGGCGCGGGTGACGCGGATGCGCGCGCCCGTGCGCTCGATCATGCCGCCTTCGGCGAGGCCGGCGAGGCGGCGCGCGTCGACCGGGCGGCCGCGCAGGGCGGCGAGGCGGTCGAGGTCGATGCCTTCGGCGAGGCGCAGGCCCATCAGGAGGAGCTCGTCGCCCTGCTCGTCCGGGGCGAGGGGCTGGTCGTCGACGAGGCCGTGGCCCTGCCGGTCGACGGCGGCGAACCATTTTTCCGGATTGCGCTCGGTCGACAGCGCGCGACGGACGCCGCCGCCGTCGACGAGGCGCCCATGCGCGCCGGGACCGATGCCGGCATAGTCGCCATAGCGCCAATAGACGAGGTTGTGCCGGCATTCGGCGCCGGGCCGGGCATGGTTCGAGATCTCGTAGGCCGGCAGGCCGCGCCGCTCGCAGGTCTCGCGGGTGATGTCGAACAGCACGCGGGCATCGTCGTCGGGCATCGGCACGAGCTTGCCGGCGGCGACGAGCCGCTCATACATGGTGTCGGGCTCGATGGTGAGCTGGTAGAGCGAAAGATGCTCGGCCGCGCGGTCGATGGCGCCGTCGAGCTCGGCCTGCCAGTCACCGGGCTGCTGGCCGGGCCGGGCATAGATGAGGTCGAAGGAGAAGCGCTCGAAGCTCCTGGCCGCGATCTCCACCGCCGCCATCGCCTCGGCGACACTGTGCATGCGCCCGAGGCGCTTGAGGTCGGCATCGTTCATCGCCTGCACGCCGAGCGAGACGCGGTTGATGCCGGCGGCGCGATAGCCGGCGAACCGCCCGGCGTCGACGCTGGTGGGGTTGGCTTCCAGCGAGATCTCGGCATCGGGCGCCACCGTCCAGGCGCCGGCGACGGCATCGAGCAGGGCGCCGACGGTCTCCGGCGCCATCAGGGAGGGCGTGCCGCCGCCGAAGAAGATCGAGGACACGGTCCGCCCCGGCGCGATGGCGGCCATATGGGCGATCTCGCGGCGATAGGCCTCGACATAGCGCGCCTGGTCGACGCCGCCCTGGCGGACATGGCTGTTGAAGTCGCAATAGGGGCATTTGGCCAGGCAGAACGGCCAATGCAGATAGACGCCGAAGCCGGGGCCGGAGGGGGAAGAGGTCATCGGGCTCAAGTGGCAGTTGATGATGGCGGCGTCAATGGCGGGGGCTGGACAACCTTCTCCCGATTCGGGAGAAGGTGGCGCGAAGCGCCGGATGAGGGTCTAAACCTGGATATGGAAAGCACGAAATCCCCGCCTTTCAATCATGAAGAAAGGCAGCTCGCAGGATCTCCTGCAATACCGGGTCGAGATCACCTTTCAACTGTTCGTTTGTAAAACGCAGCACCGCAAATCCCGACGCCTCGATTGCCGCGGTGCGCTCCTCATCATATTCGCGATGCCAATCGTGTTGCTTGCCATCGAGCTCGATCACCAGTCGTTTCTCAAGACATACGAAGTCGACGGTGTAGGCCAGCAACGGGACCTGCCGCCTGAATTTGAGACCTTGCAGCCTTCTTCCACGCAGAGCTTGCCAGAGACGGCCTTCGACATCGGTCTGATTGGCTCGAAGCTGCCTTGCGAATAAACGCTGTTCGCTCGTCATGATGGGGATCCCGGCTGCGCCTTTCCTGTCGAAGTCTAGGCCCTCATCCGGCGCTTCGCGCCACCTTCTCCCGCACCGGGAGAAGGTTGATTCCCATCCGCCGCTATCCACAACCCATATCCGGCTTCCCCGTGCCTGATTCGGCTGCTTCTGCTAGGGTCCGGCCATGAACATCGCTCCCCAGAAACCCGACCCGGACGGCCTGCAGCCGGTCACGCCGATGATGGCGCAATATCTCGAGATCAAGGCGGCGCATCAGGGGGCGCTGCTGTTCTACCGCATGGGCGATTTCTACGAATTGTTCTTCGAGGATGCCGAGATCGCCTCCAAGACGCTCGGCATCGTGCTGACCAAGCGCGGCAAGCACCAGGGCGCCGACATCGCCATGTGCGGCGTGCCGGTGGTGCGTGCCGACGAATATCTGCAGCGCCTGATCGCGCATGGCCATCGCGTCGCGGTGTGCGAGCAGATGGAGGACCCGGCGGAGGCCAAGAAGCGCGGCGGCAAGTCGGTGGTCCGGCGCGGCGTCGTCCGCCTCGTCACGCCCGGCACCATCACCGAGGAGACGCTGCTGGAGCCCACCCGCTCCAACCTGCTGCTCGCGGTGGCGCGCCTGCGCGTCTCCGACGACGAGGCGCGCTACGGCCTCGCCTTCGCCGACATCTCCACCGGCCAGTTCGGCCTGTCGGAATGCTCACCCGCCGGCCTCGCGGCCGAGATCGCCCGGCTCGATCCGAGCGAGGTCGTCATCGCCGAGGCGGTGCACGAGGACGAGGCGCTCGCGCCGCTGTGGCGCGAAATCCGCGCCGCGGTGACCCCGGTCGGCCGCGACGTCTTCGACGGCGGCCAGGCCGAGCGGCGCCTGGCGGACTTCTTCGACGTCGCCACCATCGACGGCTTCGGCAGCTTCTCGCGGGCGGAGACCGTCGCGGCCGCCGGGCTGGTGACCTACATCCTGCGCACCCAGGTCGGCCGGAAGCCGGCGCTCGATCCGCCGCGCCGGGACGGGGCCAGCAGCCATATGGCGATCGACGCGGCGACGCGCGCCAATCTCGAATTGCTGCGCACGCTCGGCGGGGAGCGCGCGGGCTCGCTGTTCGACGCCATCGACCGCACGGTGACGGCCGGCGGCGGGCGCCTGCTGGCGCAATGGCTGGCGAGCCCGCTGATCCGTCCCGACGCCATCGCCGAGCGGCAGGATGCGGTCGCCTTCTTCACCGAAAGGGCGCTGCTGCGCGGGCAGATGCGGGCGCGGCTGCGGTCCGCGCCGGATATCGCGCGCTCGATGGGGCGGCTGGCGCTCGACCGCGCCGGCCCGCGCGACCTCGCCGCGCTGCGCGAGGGGCTCGGCGGCATCGCCGACCTCGAAGCCCTCCTGCAGGCCCAGGCCGACCTGCCGCCGATCCTCGCCGCGATCGCCGCGGCGCTGGCCCGGCCGGACCGCGGCCTCGCTCCCCGCCTCGCGGCGGCGCTGGAGGACGACCTGCCGCTGCTCAAGCGCGACGGCGGCTTCATCCGCGCCGGCTATGACGCGGCGCTCGACGAGACGCGGGCGCTGCGCGACGAGAGCCGGCGCGTCATCGCCGCCCTGCAGGCGCGCTATGCCGAGACGAGCGAGGTGCGCCAGCTCAAGATCAAGCACAACAACATGCTCGGCTATTTCGTCGAGGTGCCGCAGCAGGCGGGCGAGGCCTTCCTGCAGCCCGGCCTGCGCGAGACCTATGTCCATCGCCAGACCATGGCCGGCGCCATGCGCTTCTCGACCTCGGAGCTCTCGACGCTGGAATCGCGCATCGCTTCGGCGGCCGAACAGGCGCTCGCCGGCGAGCTGGCGATCTTCGGCGAACTGGCCGGCGCCCTGCTCGCCGACGGCGCGGCCATCCGCACAGCCACCGAGGCGCTCGCCCTGCTCGACGTCATCGTGGCGCTGGCCGTGCTGGCGGAAGAGGAGAACTATGCCCGGCCGGCGGTCGACGGCTCGCTCGCCTTCGCCATCGAGGGCGGCCGCCATCCGGTCGTCGAACAGGCGCTGAAGCGCGACGGCAAGCCCTTCGTCGCCAATGACTGCGACCTGTCGGGCCAGGAAGCCGGCAAGGCTGGGGCCGGCAAGGCTGCGGGCAGGAGCGCGCCGGACAAGAGCGCGGCGGGGAAGATCTGGCTGCTGACCGGCCCCAACATGGCCGGCAAGTCGACCTTCCTGCGCCAGAACGCCCTCATCGCCGTGCTGGCGCAGATCGGCTCCTTCGTGCCGGCCCGGCAGGCCCATATCGGCGCCGTCGACGCCCTGTTTTCCCGCGTCGGCGCGGCCGACGATCTCGCCCGCGGCCGCTCCACCTTCATGGTCGAGATGGTGGAGACGGCGGCCATCCTCAACCAGGCCGGGCCCCGCGCCCTCGTCATCCTCGACGAGATCGGGCGCGGCACCGCCACCTTCGACGGCCTGTCCATCGCCTGGGCGGCGATCGAGAACCTCTCGGCCGTCAATCGCTGCCGCGCTCTGTTCGCCACGCATTACCATGAACTGACCCAGCTTTCGAAGAAGCTGCCGCGCCTGGCCAACGCCACCATGCGGGTGACCGAATGGCAGGGCGACGTCGTCTTCCTGCACGAGGTGGTGCCGGGCGCGGCGGACCGCTCCTACGGTATCCAGGTCGCCAAGCTGGCCGGCATGCCCGCCGCGGTGGTGGAGCGGGCGCGCGCCGTGCTGGCGCAGCTCGAAGCGACCGACCGCCAGGCCCCCTCGGCGCGGCTGATCGACGACCTGCCGCTCTTCGCCGCGGCCCCCCGCGCGGCCGCCCCGGCGCCCGCGACCCGGCCGGACGTCGTCGCCGAGGCGCTCGACGCCCTCGATCCCAACGACATGACGCCTCGCCAGGCGCTGGAGGCCTTGTTTTCCTTGAAAGCCAAACGGGATGGCGCCAGAAGAGCGTAGTTCCTGGGACCGCAGGCTTCCAGCCTGCTCTGTTGCGTGTCGCGAAGAGGCAGGCTGGAAGCCTGCGGTCCCAGGGTTGTCACCTTCCCCCAAAGGCCCCCCATGCTCGACAAGCCCGATCGTGAGCTGCATCTCGTCATCGACCGCATGGCGCTCGAGGCGGAGATCGACGCGCTCGCCCTGGAGCACGAGGGCGAGCGCGACGCGCTGCGCCTCGCCGTGGTGGCGCTGCTCAAGACGACGCTGCGCGAGGGGCGCGAGCGCATCAAGGCGTGGTTCCACGAGGACAGGCTCGGCACGGTCTGCGCCCAGCGCCTGTCCTGGCTGGAGGACGAGCTGATCCGCGCGACCTATGCCTATGTCACGCGCTATGTCTACACGACGCATAATCCCACCTCCGGCGAGCGCATGGCGATCATCGCGGTGGGCGGCTACGGCCGGGGCACGCTGGCGCCGGGCTCGGACATCGACCTCCTCTTCCTGCTGCCGGCCAAGCAGACCGCCTGGGGCGAGAGCGTCACCGAGGCGATCCTCTACGTGCTGTGGGACCTCGGCCAGAAGGTCGGCCACGCCACGCGCTCGATCGACGACTGCCTGCGCCTCGCCCGCACCGACATGACCATCCGCACCACGCTGCTGGAGGCGCGCCCGATCCTCGGCGACATGTCGCTGGCCGGGGATCTCGCCGCCCGCTTCGACAAGGAGATCGTGCAGTCGACGGCGGCCGAGTTCGTCGCCGCCAAGCTCGCCGAACGCGACGAGCGCATCGTCAAGACCGGCAATTCGCGCTACCGCGTCGAGCCCAACGTCAAGGAGGGCAAGGGCGGCCTGCGCGACCTCAACACGCTCTACTGGATCGCCAAATATGTCTACCGGGTGCGC encodes the following:
- the mutS gene encoding DNA mismatch repair protein MutS; amino-acid sequence: MNIAPQKPDPDGLQPVTPMMAQYLEIKAAHQGALLFYRMGDFYELFFEDAEIASKTLGIVLTKRGKHQGADIAMCGVPVVRADEYLQRLIAHGHRVAVCEQMEDPAEAKKRGGKSVVRRGVVRLVTPGTITEETLLEPTRSNLLLAVARLRVSDDEARYGLAFADISTGQFGLSECSPAGLAAEIARLDPSEVVIAEAVHEDEALAPLWREIRAAVTPVGRDVFDGGQAERRLADFFDVATIDGFGSFSRAETVAAAGLVTYILRTQVGRKPALDPPRRDGASSHMAIDAATRANLELLRTLGGERAGSLFDAIDRTVTAGGGRLLAQWLASPLIRPDAIAERQDAVAFFTERALLRGQMRARLRSAPDIARSMGRLALDRAGPRDLAALREGLGGIADLEALLQAQADLPPILAAIAAALARPDRGLAPRLAAALEDDLPLLKRDGGFIRAGYDAALDETRALRDESRRVIAALQARYAETSEVRQLKIKHNNMLGYFVEVPQQAGEAFLQPGLRETYVHRQTMAGAMRFSTSELSTLESRIASAAEQALAGELAIFGELAGALLADGAAIRTATEALALLDVIVALAVLAEEENYARPAVDGSLAFAIEGGRHPVVEQALKRDGKPFVANDCDLSGQEAGKAGAGKAAGRSAPDKSAAGKIWLLTGPNMAGKSTFLRQNALIAVLAQIGSFVPARQAHIGAVDALFSRVGAADDLARGRSTFMVEMVETAAILNQAGPRALVILDEIGRGTATFDGLSIAWAAIENLSAVNRCRALFATHYHELTQLSKKLPRLANATMRVTEWQGDVVFLHEVVPGAADRSYGIQVAKLAGMPAAVVERARAVLAQLEATDRQAPSARLIDDLPLFAAAPRAAAPAPATRPDVVAEALDALDPNDMTPRQALEALFSLKAKRDGARRA
- a CDS encoding serine hydrolase domain-containing protein codes for the protein MPPSPSDARARRLDAVIDAAIGEERIVGAVVLVAEDGQIVYRRAAGHADREAGRPTAEDSIFRLASVTKPLVAAAALSLAEAGVLGLDDPVTRFLPGFRPKLADGSEPAITVRQLLTHTSGLIYGYPESAGISEGIDRPGRGMVENLERIAAQPLAFAPGTAWRYSVAIDVLGGLLEQAAGAGLPAIVARHVTGPLGLADTEFTPTKPERLAAAYADGKPRPIRMAALQPVQGKDTIFLFAPDRCFDPASFPSGGAGMVGTAGDFLAFLEAVRTGGGPILSPASAALLGENAIGTLDTGVPGRGFSLGWSIARDPAAAGVPYSPGSWQWGGVYGHSWFVDPARRLSVVAFSNTAVAGVDGAYPEAIRNAVYG
- the hemW gene encoding radical SAM family heme chaperone HemW codes for the protein MTSSPSGPGFGVYLHWPFCLAKCPYCDFNSHVRQGGVDQARYVEAYRREIAHMAAIAPGRTVSSIFFGGGTPSLMAPETVGALLDAVAGAWTVAPDAEISLEANPTSVDAGRFAGYRAAGINRVSLGVQAMNDADLKRLGRMHSVAEAMAAVEIAARSFERFSFDLIYARPGQQPGDWQAELDGAIDRAAEHLSLYQLTIEPDTMYERLVAAGKLVPMPDDDARVLFDITRETCERRGLPAYEISNHARPGAECRHNLVYWRYGDYAGIGPGAHGRLVDGGGVRRALSTERNPEKWFAAVDRQGHGLVDDQPLAPDEQGDELLLMGLRLAEGIDLDRLAALRGRPVDARRLAGLAEGGMIERTGARIRVTRAGFPLLDAVVAELAT
- a CDS encoding AcvB/VirJ family lysyl-phosphatidylglycerol hydrolase codes for the protein MAERQGAETSRLRGLPVRPLLQAQRSHGRTGRPRTRGKILLAALLACLALASPGRAGTADPPAGLPIAIYPASGRPLGLVVLLSGDGGWQAIDRALARRFAAAGFGVVGLDSLDYFFARKTPERLAADLDRIADAYRQAWGVRRIAFVGYSFGADAFPFAWPHLAARTRRATRLVALLGLVPAADFRISILEMLDIPSADDVPVGPALRSLPMDKVICLYGVEERAAGNTACTLPELGRATRIERRGGHHFDGDYAGIARIILRRLGAASRSGMR
- a CDS encoding endonuclease domain-containing protein, translated to MTSEQRLFARQLRANQTDVEGRLWQALRGRRLQGLKFRRQVPLLAYTVDFVCLEKRLVIELDGKQHDWHREYDEERTAAIEASGFAVLRFTNEQLKGDLDPVLQEILRAAFLHD